A DNA window from Jaculus jaculus isolate mJacJac1 chromosome 1, mJacJac1.mat.Y.cur, whole genome shotgun sequence contains the following coding sequences:
- the Ccl19 gene encoding C-C motif chemokine 19: MAPCVATLLGFSLLVLWTSPAPALGGANDAEDCCLSVTRRPIPGNIVKAFRYLLMKDGCRVPAVVFTTLRGHQLCAPPNQPWVERIIWRLKRSSAKSKRHSS, translated from the exons ATGGCACCCTGTGTGGCCACGCTATTGGGCTTCAGCTTGCTGGTTCTCTGGACCTCCCCAG cCCCAGCTCTGGGGGGTGCTAATGACGCAGAAGACTGCTGCCTGTCTGTGACCCGGCGTCCCATCCCTGGAAACATCGTGAAAGCCTTTCGCTATCTTCTTATGAAGGATGGCTGCAGGGTGCCTGCTGTAGT GTTCACCACACTGAGGGGCCATCAACTCTGTGCACCCCCAAACCAGCCCTGGGTGGAACGCATCATCTGGAGACTGAAGAGGTCCTCTGCCAAG agCAAGCGCCACAGCAGTTAG